The Alkalihalophilus pseudofirmus nucleotide sequence CGTACATTACTAAACCATTCTTGCTTAATTGATTCGATATTCAATTTAGCACCTCTTTCTATTAAATTGTTAAACTGTTTTTGCGACTTTCGACTCTCACGAAAGCCAAGGTCCGTTTTCAACAGAAAGAATCATACCACAAAGTTACATAAAACCTAAAATCCGATGTAAGCGGGAACAAATATACTTTTTATCGTTCAAACATCCGATTTCGTCCATATTCTCTTCTTTTGAATGAATCACCTTTTAATTACTTTTGAATTAAACCATTTATAACTGAGTATAAATATCTCTAATGTATAGGCACAAAATCGAATTATATAGTATGATAAAAGGAAGGTTAGCTTTGATTCGGAGGGACTTATCGTATGGAGAAAGAGATTATGACGGTTACTCAGGTCGCTGAGTATTTACAATTAAGTGAAGTGTCTACGTATAAATTGGTTCAGGAAGGAAAGATTCCTGCTTTTAAGATCGGCAGACATTGGCGCGTAAAAAAAGAAGACTTGAATGAATTTATTGAACGATTGAAAAAAGGGGAACGGATTTAAGATGTAACGAGACCTTGCTAGTAGTGTTAATGACTACTTGCAAGGTCTTTTTTAAGGTGAATGTCAGCAAAGGTTATAAAAGTAGAATTGCGTCAGTCTTCTGCTTAATTGCGCCTGCTACAAAGGTGATTGCGCGGGTGTTTTGCTTTATTGCGCTGGTTCAAACGTGTATTGCGTCAGTTGGCTTTTATTGCGCCTTTTCAGAGTGTAATTGCTGCCATCTGAATGCGAATTGTATTCTATCCCCCTTTTAATTTCGCCTCTTTCCGGGTATACTAAACACGAAATACGAACATATATTCTTATAAAAGGGAGGAAGTGATGTATTATGCAATATCGAGGTATGATTAAATGGACACAGCTGGCGATACCAGAACATATGGAGATGATCCGCACAGAACGGGAAAAACGCAATCTCCCGCAAAAACCAGAACTTGATCCGCAAGCAATGGAAGAATTGATGTACATAATAGAAGAAAAAATCGCCCTGCAGCAGCCAGCCAAAGTTACTTATTGGCAGCAACATGAAGCGCGTGTGGTTGACGGGTTTG carries:
- a CDS encoding helix-turn-helix domain-containing protein, coding for MEKEIMTVTQVAEYLQLSEVSTYKLVQEGKIPAFKIGRHWRVKKEDLNEFIERLKKGERI
- a CDS encoding YolD-like family protein; amino-acid sequence: MQYRGMIKWTQLAIPEHMEMIRTEREKRNLPQKPELDPQAMEELMYIIEEKIALQQPAKVTYWQQHEARVVDGFVKKPSSSPSLIEIKDEGENKMKIELEMILSIQ